A region from the Silene latifolia isolate original U9 population chromosome 7, ASM4854445v1, whole genome shotgun sequence genome encodes:
- the LOC141589686 gene encoding uncharacterized protein LOC141589686 yields the protein MGDNDPKSTPKSSLHPVYTVTNIQNKVRVLDGAKVSYASWVNLFTLHARGYKVLHHIDGTPAPAQTDPLYDAWYEIDAHVLQWIYGTLSDELLPRVLEPDSTAHEAWNRVKNIFLNNKGACAAILESEFHNLKLGKFPSFDAYCQRLRELSGQLKDVGAAITDQRLVLQLVRGFQRI from the coding sequence ATGGGCGATAACGACCCCAAATCGACACCCAAGTCATCTCTTCATCCTGTCTACACCGTCACCAACATTCAGAATAAGGTACGTGTGTTAGACGGTGCTAAGGTATCCTACGCTTCATGGGTGAATCTCTTCACGCTCCATGCTCGAGGATACAAGGTCTTGCACCATATCGACGGCACGCCCGCTCCTGCTCAAACTGACCCGTTGTATGACGCATGGTATGAAATCGATGCCCACGTCCTACAATGGATCTACGGCACCTTGTCGGATGAGTTATTGCCTCGTGTTCTTGAACCCGATTCCACCGCACACGAAGCATGGAATCGCGTCAAAAACATCTTTCTGAATAACAAGGGCGCTTGTGCCGCAATTCTTGAGAGTGAATTTCACAATCTCAAGCTCGGGAAATTCCCCTCTTTCGATGCCTATTGTCAACGTCTACGCGAGTTGTCCGGCCAATTGAAAGATGTCGGTGCTGCAATCACCGATCAACGTTTGGTTCTTCAACTGGTTCGTGGATTCCAAAGAATATGA
- the LOC141589687 gene encoding peroxidase 57-like, protein MARVKSGSSSPMAILAIAVLLMGLVSQSYAQLSVGFYKNKCGAYDVESEIYKVVSGFYATDKTIAAALLRMLFHDAYGGCDASLLLDGPEKSQDNNLSVRGYNIIDACKSALEKICPKVVSCTDILVIATRYSVYLAGGTYYNVETGRRDATTSSATTGANLPGPTIPVSDFVNKMAVRGLSAADTVLLLAGGHTVGIIHCKFFLPRLYNFKSTGLPDPSINTTTLSFLKKTCPSGGSNNFVYADQTPGSGLRFDSGYFKAIKMGQGILEIDQRLASDPSTRAIVNYFATSSDFATLFAGAVNKLTRYGALTGTQGQIRTNCHRVNSY, encoded by the exons ATGGCTAGGGTTAAGTCAGGTTCTTCTTCTCCGATGGCGATTCTAGCCATTGCTGTTTTGTTGATGGGTCTTGTTAGTCAATCTTATGCTCAGTTGAGCGTCGGATTTTACAAGAATAAGTGTGGTGCTTACGATGTTGAATCCGAAATTTATAAGGTTGTGAGCGGTTTTTATGCGACGGATAAAACCATTGCTGCTGCTCTACTAAGGATGCTCTTCCATGATGCCTATGGA GGATGTGACGCATCGCTCTTATTGGACGGACCTGAGAAAAGTCAAGACAATAACTTAAGTGTGAGAGGATACAACATCATTGATGCTTGCAAGAGTGCTTTGGAGAAAATTTGTCCTAAAGTGGTTTCTTGTACCGATATCTTGGTTATTGCTACTAGATATTCTGTTTACCTG GCTGGCGGAACTTATTACAATGTCGAAACAGGAAGAAGAGACGCTACAACCTCTAGTGCTACAACCGGTGCCAACCTTCCTGGACCTACAATCCCGGTTAGTGATTTCGTCAACAAAATGGCAGTAAGAGGATTAAGTGCTGCTGACACCGTACTTCTCCTAG CTGGAGGTCACACCGTCGGAATCATACATTGCAAGTTCTTCCTACCACGTCTCTACAACTTCAAATCCACCGGACTACCCGACCCAAGCATCAACACAACCACTCTCTCTTTTCTAAAAAAGACATGCCCTAGTGGGGGTTCAAACAACTTTGTCTACGCGGACCAAACTCCAGGAAGCGGGTTGAGATTCGACTCAGGGTATTTCAAAGCGATAAAGATGGGACAAGGTATCCTTGAAATTGATCAAAGGTTGGCATCAGACCCAAGTACCCGTGCTATTGTTAATTATTTCGCAACCAGCAGCGACTTCGCCACCCTATTTGCCGgggctgttaacaagctcacccGGTATGGGGCACTCACTGGTACCCAAGGCCAAATCAGGACGAATTGCCACCGCGTTAACAGCTACTAA